The genome window ACCAGGCCGAGACCTTCCTGCTGCGCGCGCTGCGCGCTTCCGGTCCGGACGGGCTGGCGGCGATGCAGGGCCTGCGCCGCTTCGCCCACGGCATGCTGTGGCGGCCGTTGCTGGCCCTGCCGCGCAGCGACCTGCATGCCTATGCGCAACGGCATGGCCTGCACTGGATCGAAGACCCGAGCAATGCCGACCCCGGCTTCGACCGCAATTTCCTGCGCCTGCAGGTGTTGCCGCTGCTGCGCCAGCGCTGGGCGCATGCCGATGCCGCGCTGGCGCGCAGCGCGCAGCTGTGCGGTGAGGCCGGCGCATTGCTGGACGATGGCGACCAGGCCGCGCTGGAAATGCTGCGTGAGGACGCCACCGCGCCGCTGTCGCTGCCGCCGCTACGCGCGCTGCCGGCGCCGCGCCGCGCGCGGGTGCTGCGGCGCTGGGTCGCGCAAGCTGGCCTGCCGCCACTGCCGGCGGCCGGCCTGGTGGCGATCGAGCGCACGCTGCTGCACGCGCGTGCCGACGCCGCCGCGCAGTTCGCCTGGCATGGCGCGACGCTGCGCGGCTGGCGCGACGCGCTGTACGCCGAGCGCGATCCGCCGCCGCTGCCGGCCGACTGGCAGGCGCAATGGGACGGCCGCGCGCCGCTGGCATTGCCCGACGGCCGCTGCCTGCGGCTGCGCGCCGACACGCCGCTGGTGTTCGATGCCCCGCTGCTGGTGCGCCTGCGCCAGGGCGGCGAACGCATCCTGTTGCCTGGGCGCGTCCACTCGCAGGCGCTCAAGCAGGTGTTGCAGGAACGCGCCGTGCCGCCCTGGCAGCGCGCGCGCCTGCCGCTGCTGTTCGAGGCCGAGCGCCTGCTCGCCGCCGGCGACCGCATCGTCGCCGCGCCGCTGCACGCCTGGCTGCAGGCACGGCACGCGCGGCTGGTACTGGACAGCACCGCCACGCCGTCGTCACCCGCCTTGGATTGACCCTGCCGCCGACGCCGCGCACACTTCCGCGATGCCCAAGAAGTCATTAGAAGAAGCCTCCCCGGTCGCCCGCTTCGAGCAATCGCTCGAGGAACTGGAAGTACTGGTGGAAAAGATGGAAACCGGCGATCTGAGCCTGGAGCAGTCGCTGAGCGCCTACGAGCGCGGCGTCGGCCTGTACCGGCAGTGCCAGCAGGCGCTGGAACAGGCCGAACTGCGCGTGCGCCTGCTCAGCGATCCGGAGCAGCCGGACACCGCCGAGCCATTCGATCCCGCCCCGCTCCATGGCGGCTGACGCTACGTTCGCGCGCTGGCGCCAGCGCGTGGAAGCCGGCCTGGACGTGCACCTGCCCAGCGCCGCGGCAGCACCGCAGCGGCTGCACGCGGCGATGCGCCACGCCGCCCTCGGCGGCGGCAAGCGCATGCGCCCGCTGCTGGTCTACGCCAGCGGCGCGCTGTTCGCCGCCGATGAAGCGCAACTGGATGCGCCAGCGCTGGCGGTGGAACTGATCCACGCCTATTCGCTGGTGCACGACGATCTGCCGGCGATGGACGACGACGCCTTGCGCCGCGGCCAGCCCACCGTGCACATCGCCTTCGACGAGGCCACCGCGATCCTGGCCGGCGACGCACTGCAGAGCCTGGCCTTCTCGCTGTTGGCCGGCGCAGACGGAGCCGATGCGGCGTTGCGGGTGTGCTGGCTGCAGACCCTGGCCGAGGCCGCGGGCGCGGCCGGCATGTGCGGCGGCCAGGCGCTGGACATCGACGCCACTGGCACCGTGCAACCACTGGCCGACCTGCAGCGCATGCACGCGTTGAAGACCGGCGCGCTGATCCGCGCCAGCGTGCGCCTGGGTGCGCTGGCCGGCGGCGCCGACGCCGCCGCGCTGGCGCAGCTGGACGCCTTCGCCAGCGCACTGGGCTTGGCGTTCCAGGTGCGCGACGACATCCTCGACATCGAGGCCAGTTCCGAACAGCTCGGCAAGACCGCCGGCAAGGACGCGGCGCAGGCCAAGTCCACCTATCCCGCACTGCTCGGCATGGATGGCGCCAAGGCCAAGCTCACCGAACTGGCGGCGACGATGCGCGACAGCCTGCATGGACACGGCACGCGCGCCGACGCGCTGGCGGCGCTGGCGCGGCTGGCGGTGGATCGCTCGCACTGAAGCGATCCGCGCGATGCCCTTCAGCCGCGACGGGCATGACCGGTAAGGCCATCGCGACTGAAGCCGATCTCACCATAGTTCGCAGACTGCAAGCGTGCGAGTCGGCTGCCCGCTAGCGCTCGCGCGGACGCAACGCCAACATCACCATGGCGTTGGCGCGCATCGAAATGTCCGCCTGCGCACAGCCATCCTTGTTCACGCGCACACGGCGCAACTCGGGCGCATCGATAGTCGCACCCGTTGGTCAGGCGCGG of Xanthomonas translucens pv. cerealis contains these proteins:
- the tilS gene encoding tRNA lysidine(34) synthetase TilS, producing MTPHPDTAPSCAVSAALPDPAPAAVLVGLSGGLDSSVLLHALAHQPHYRRAGLRALHVHHGLHADADAWADHCAGFCAALAIPLQVLRVQVPRDSGHGLEAAARQARRAAFAQLLGEGEWLALAQHRDDQAETFLLRALRASGPDGLAAMQGLRRFAHGMLWRPLLALPRSDLHAYAQRHGLHWIEDPSNADPGFDRNFLRLQVLPLLRQRWAHADAALARSAQLCGEAGALLDDGDQAALEMLREDATAPLSLPPLRALPAPRRARVLRRWVAQAGLPPLPAAGLVAIERTLLHARADAAAQFAWHGATLRGWRDALYAERDPPPLPADWQAQWDGRAPLALPDGRCLRLRADTPLVFDAPLLVRLRQGGERILLPGRVHSQALKQVLQERAVPPWQRARLPLLFEAERLLAAGDRIVAAPLHAWLQARHARLVLDSTATPSSPALD
- a CDS encoding exodeoxyribonuclease VII small subunit, which codes for MPKKSLEEASPVARFEQSLEELEVLVEKMETGDLSLEQSLSAYERGVGLYRQCQQALEQAELRVRLLSDPEQPDTAEPFDPAPLHGG
- a CDS encoding polyprenyl synthetase family protein, yielding MAADATFARWRQRVEAGLDVHLPSAAAAPQRLHAAMRHAALGGGKRMRPLLVYASGALFAADEAQLDAPALAVELIHAYSLVHDDLPAMDDDALRRGQPTVHIAFDEATAILAGDALQSLAFSLLAGADGADAALRVCWLQTLAEAAGAAGMCGGQALDIDATGTVQPLADLQRMHALKTGALIRASVRLGALAGGADAAALAQLDAFASALGLAFQVRDDILDIEASSEQLGKTAGKDAAQAKSTYPALLGMDGAKAKLTELAATMRDSLHGHGTRADALAALARLAVDRSH